The Ignavibacteria bacterium genome contains the following window.
ATAAAGACATCTTCCAGTGTTGGATGAATTTGGGATATCGAATAAACTTCTAGAAAGTTTTTTCTCGAAAGTGATAAAATGTCTTCCCTGATTTTTTGATCTTTATCTGTTACGATATGAATTGAGTTGCCAAAGATGAAAGCACTTTTGCAAATTTTTTCTTCGTTGATCAATTCACAAAGTTTAAGGTTATCCGAAGAGAAAACTTCATAAATATCAAAATCGAAAAAATTTTTTAATCGTGAAGGAGTATCCTGAGCAATGATTTTCCCATTGTTGATCAAACCAATTTTGGTGCAATGTTCAGCTTCATCAAGGAAATGGGTTGTTACAAAAACAGTTATTCCTTCGGACGAAAGTTCATAAATCAAATCCCAGAATTTTCTTCTTGAGATTGGATCAACTCCGGCAGTTGGTTCGTCAAGAAAAACGATCTGTGGGTTATGAAGCAGTGCACAACTCAACGCGAGTCGCTGTTTCCATCCAACTGGGAGATCACGGGTAAGTGTGTCTTTTAAACTTTTCAGTTCAGAAATTTGGTAAGCTCTTTCTTTTGCAATTTTTCTTTCCTGGTTGGAAAGTTTGTAAGCACCGCAATAAAAGTTAATGTTTTCTTCAACTGTTAAATCATTGTAAAGAGAAAACTTTTGAGACATATATCCGATGTTTTCTTTTATCTTTTCCTGTTCCTTGAAAATATCGTAGCCTGCAACTTTACCTTCTCCGGATGTTGGATCTAAAATTCCGCATAACATTCTAATTGTTGTGGTTTTACCAGCACCATTTGCCCCGATAAAACCAAAAATGTCTCCTTTCTCAACTTGAATTGAAATATTATCAACTGAAACGAAATCGCCGAATTTTTTTGTAAGATTTTTTGTCCAGATCGCAAAATTATCCATCAATATGTTCCGCTCAAAAGTTTTAGCTCTTCTTTTAATAGTTGAAGTTTGATTTTTGATTCAATTAAATGAGTTTCAGCTTCAATTTTCTGTCGATTGGCGTCGAGTAAATCAACTGTGGCTGCAAGTCCTTCTTTGAATTTATTTTCTGTAATTCTCAGATTTTCAGTTGCATAACCAAGTTCCTTTTTAGTCAGTTCAATTTTTTTCTTTTCTGTTTGAATTCTATTTATAAGATTTATTCTTTCGTTCTCTGATTTTCTGATCAACTGATTTAGCTGAAATTCCGCCTGTTTAATTTGTGTTTCAATTTGTTGTGCTTTGTTGAGCGGAATCATCCAGTCCCATAGATTGAATTGCAAAATAAGATTAACATCCCAGGAATATTTCCATTCGTTTTTGACCGGGAAATATTTTGGATTTGGTTTCGCATAATCATAACCAGCATTAAGAAAGAGATTTGGAAATAGAGCACCATAACTTGCTTTCTTCAAGAACTCATTAGCTGAAATAAAATTTTTAAGTGCAGAGATATCGGGTTTTTCATGCGGAAGATAACTTTCTATTTCTTCGGATTGAGTTAATTTTTCAATATCAAAATCTGGGTAAATTCTATTCGATGGATCTAAGTTTAATATCAGACATAAAGCATTGTTGAGATTATTAATCAAATTTTCCTGCTCGTAAAATTTAATTTTTGCCTGTGTGAGAGCGATATCAATTTTCAAAACATCATTTTCCTGAAGCAAACCATTTTTGGAAAAATTTTCTGCGTTTTTCTTTTGTGTTTCCAGATACTCAATGTTTGTTTCAATCAATTTCAAAACTTGATATGAGAGATAAAGATTAAAGAAAAGCTCTTTAGCTTTGTATAAAACATCACATTTGATTTGATTTAATTCTTCTTCGCTGGCAGCAGCAATTTTCTTTTGTGCTTTGATTGAATTTATTTGTCTCAATCCAGTGAATAGTGGGAAATCTAAACTAATCCTTGAATAAAATTGCTCTTCAACAGGTTCATAAACTCGAATCTGCGGTGAACCAGGAACGAAAGGCAAATTAATTACAAAAGGGTCGATCTTATTCATCCTTGAGT
Protein-coding sequences here:
- a CDS encoding ABC transporter ATP-binding protein codes for the protein MDNFAIWTKNLTKKFGDFVSVDNISIQVEKGDIFGFIGANGAGKTTTIRMLCGILDPTSGEGKVAGYDIFKEQEKIKENIGYMSQKFSLYNDLTVEENINFYCGAYKLSNQERKIAKERAYQISELKSLKDTLTRDLPVGWKQRLALSCALLHNPQIVFLDEPTAGVDPISRRKFWDLIYELSSEGITVFVTTHFLDEAEHCTKIGLINNGKIIAQDTPSRLKNFFDFDIYEVFSSDNLKLCELINEEKICKSAFIFGNSIHIVTDKDQKIREDILSLSRKNFLEVYSISQIHPTLEDVFINLIEEKQAFKND
- a CDS encoding TolC family protein, with product MRGKIFFIVLFALNFTYAQELRLSYDELIKLTLENNLTIKSYQEKVNQNKLKENEIFLGTLPQLKLSGRYSRMNKIDPFVINLPFVPGSPQIRVYEPVEEQFYSRISLDFPLFTGLRQINSIKAQKKIAAASEEELNQIKCDVLYKAKELFFNLYLSYQVLKLIETNIEYLETQKKNAENFSKNGLLQENDVLKIDIALTQAKIKFYEQENLINNLNNALCLILNLDPSNRIYPDFDIEKLTQSEEIESYLPHEKPDISALKNFISANEFLKKASYGALFPNLFLNAGYDYAKPNPKYFPVKNEWKYSWDVNLILQFNLWDWMIPLNKAQQIETQIKQAEFQLNQLIRKSENERINLINRIQTEKKKIELTKKELGYATENLRITENKFKEGLAATVDLLDANRQKIEAETHLIESKIKLQLLKEELKLLSGTY